CTCTGTGACTGGCCGTTTCCCCCCATCAGACCCGTGCGTGCCCAACGTGCAGGTGATGCGGCTGACGCTGATGTCCGAGCAGGCCCCAGGGCCCATAACCATGGACCTCTCAGGTAAGGACTCCCTGATGCCTGGAGCCCGACATGGGGGCCTCACAGGGTACTGCCAGCTACACACTGCTCTCTGGGACAGAGCCATCACTGTGGCCCTCCTAGGACCCCCATGCCCATCGCCTGGGGAAGGGTCTCAGCCATCCTGGGAGTTCAGGCCCTAGATACTATTTCCCTAACAGGGGACCTGGTTGTGCTGAAGAACCAGGTGTTTGTCCTGAAGGAGGGTGTGGATTACAGAGTGAAGATCACCTTCAAGGTGAGGGTGGCtgtatgtgtgtggggtggggagagacaCAGCCAGCCATAGACCCAGCCCCCAGAGCCCCCTAACACCCTCTGTCCTTGCAGGTCAATAAAGAAATCGTTTGTGGCCTCAGGTGCCTGCATCACACCTACAGAAAGGGCTTGCGTGGTGAGGGCGGGAATGGGGGGCTGGtaagggggggagggaaggggagggacaACAGGGGCCAGCCAGCCTCACAGGGCCCTTGATGACCTTGCCCTCCCCTAGTGGACAAGGCCGTTTACATGGTGGGAAGTTACGGCCCGAGCACCCAGGAGTATGAGTTCGTGACTCCGGTGGAGGAGGCGCCGCAGGGTGCGCTGGCACGGGGCGCCTACGTGGTCTTGTCCTGCTTCACGGACGACGACCGGGTGGCCCACCTGTCCTGGGAGTGGGGCC
The sequence above is drawn from the Elephas maximus indicus isolate mEleMax1 chromosome 12, mEleMax1 primary haplotype, whole genome shotgun sequence genome and encodes:
- the ARHGDIG gene encoding rho GDP-dissociation inhibitor 3 gives rise to the protein MLGLDACELGAQLLELLRLALCTRVLMTDKDGGPLPPDEALDDTMVAYRAPRQKSLRELQELDLDDESLTKYKQALLGPLPPVSDPCVPNVQVMRLTLMSEQAPGPITMDLSGDLVVLKNQVFVLKEGVDYRVKITFKVNKEIVCGLRCLHHTYRKGLRVDKAVYMVGSYGPSTQEYEFVTPVEEAPQGALARGAYVVLSCFTDDDRVAHLSWEWGLHICKDWQD